GCCCCGGCCGATACTTACGGCAGGGCGGTGATGGTGGGCTTGCTCAACACCCTTAAAGTCTCCGTCATCGGGGTGATTGTCTCCACCTTGTTCGGTACTTTGCTGGGCATCGGGCGGTTGTCAAAAAACTGGCTGATCTCCCGCTTGACAGGCCTCTACATCGAGGTCATGCGCAATATCCCCCTGCTGCTGCAGCTGTTTTTCTGGTATGCGCTGATCACCGAACTCATGCCGGGGCCGCGTCAGGCACTGACGCCTCTGCCCAATGTCTTTCTGTCCAACCGCGGGCTGAAACTTCCCTGGCTGACCGGCGATGCCATGGACTGGATCTTCGGTGGACTGGCGCTGGCCATCATCCTGATCGTGCTGCTGGCACACTGGGCGCGTCGCCGCCAGGACAACACGGGCGAGATTTTCCCACTGGGGCGTGCTGCCCTGGGTCTGCTGGTGTTGATGCCTGTTCTGGGCTGGCTGATCAGCGGCGGTTCACTGGAAATCGATCGCCCTGAACTCAAGGGCTTCAACTTCCAGGGCGGGCTGAATCTGTCACCGGAATTTGCCGCGCTTTTGCTGGGCCTGGTGATCTATACCTCCGCCTTTGTGGGCGAGGTCGTGCGTTCCGGCATCCAGGCGGTCAGCCAGGGCCAATGGGAAGCCGCTTCGTCAATCGGCTTGTCCCGGGCGCGCACGCTGCGGCTGGTGATTCTGCCCCAGGCCATGCGCGTCATCATTCCGCCCATGACCAGCCAATACCTGAACCTCACGAAAAACAGCTCATTGGCGGTGGCTATTGGCTATCCCGATATTGTGGCAGTCACCAATACCATCCTCAACCAGACCGGCCAGGCCATCGAAGGCATCATGATCATCATGGCGGCTTATCTGGTGGTCAGCCTCTCCATTTCTGTCTTCATGAATTGGTACAACAAGCGCATCGCGCTGGTGGAGCGATAAATGGCTGATACTTATACCGCAACGGCGGACCGCTTGCCGCCCCACCAGAATCAGGGCGTTGTCGGCTGGGTGCGTTCCCGCTTGTTTTACTCGCCGCTTAGTTCAGTCTTGACCTTGCTTACGCTCTGGGTTCTGGCGCTGGCTGTACCCGCACTGATCGACTATCTCTTTGTGCGACCAGACTTCGCCGCCACCACGCCCCAGCAATGCCAGGCTACCGGGGGATATTGCTGGGCCTTCGTGCGCGAAAAACACCGCCTGATCCTGTTTGGCATCTATCCCTACGACGAGCAGTGGCGCCCCTTGCTGGCTTCCTGCATCCTGGTGGGCACCATTGTGTGCAGCTGCATCCGCTGGTTCTGGAAACCTTTTCTGGGGGTGATGTGGTTGGTGGCGCTGGTGGCAGTCGGTGTACTGATGTGGGGTGGGGTCTTTGGCCTGTCCTATGTCGAAAATGCAAAGTGGGGTGGTTTGCCCGTCACCTTGATTCTGTCTACATTCGGGATTGCCTTTGCCTTTCCGTTCGGACTGTTGCTGGCCCTGGGGCGGCGCTCCGATATGCCGGGGGTCCGGGCCGTCTGCGTCGTCTACATCGAACTCATCCGCGGCGTGCCGCTGATCAGCTTGTTGTTCATGTCCTCGGTCATGCTGCCGTTGTTCCTGCCCGAAGGTTTCTCCATCGATAAGCTGCTGCGGGCGCAGATCGCCATCATTCTGTTTGCAGCGGCCTATATTGCCGAGACGGTGCGCGGTGGCCTGCAGGCCATGCCTAAAGGACAATACGAGGGGGCTGAGTCCCTGGGTCTCAGCTATTGGCAGAAAATGCGCAAGATCATCCTGCCGCAGGCCCTGAAGATCGTTATTCCACCGCTGGTTGGTATCTTCATCTCGCTGTTCAAGGACACTTCTCTGGTGGTGATCATTGGGCTGTTCGACCTGACCCAGGCGGCCAAGGTCGCGGTGTCTGATGCGATATGGCGCGGCTACAGCACCGAGGCCTATCTATTTATTGCCGTTATTTATTTCATTTTTTGTTTTTCAATCTCGCGCTATAGCCTGTCGCTGGAGCGGCAGCTGGATCAGTCCCAGCAGCGTTGAGATCGGGATTCGTTTCTTTTTGTTTTTTACCGCGCCAGTCGGTATTGTCTTTCAACCGACTGGCCCCAGGAGCCGCGACATATGTCGGAAGCCATCATCAGCCTGAAAAAAGTCAACAAGTGGTATGGGCAGTTTCATGTCCTGAAAGACCTCAATCTGGATGTCTCGTCCGGTGAGCGCATCGTCATCTGCGGGCCGTCTGGTTCAGGAAAATCCACCATGATCCGCTGCATCAATCGCCTGGAAGAACACCAGGAAGGCCAGATCATTGTGGATGGCACGGAACTCACCAACGATCTCAGGCAAATTGAAACCATCCGCCGCGACGTGGGCATGGTGTTCCAGCATTTTAATTTGTTCCCCCACATGACCGTGCTGGAAAATCTGACCCTGGGCCCCGTTTGGGTGCTGAAGCGCCCCAAGGCCGAGGCCGAGGCCACCGCCATGAAGTACCTCGAACGGGTGCAGATTCCCGATCAGGCAAAAAAATATCCTGGTCAGCTGTCGGGTGGGCAGCAGCAGCGCGTGGCCATCGCTCGATCCCTGTGCATGAATCCAAAAATCATGTTGTTCGACGAGCCGACTTCGGCGCTGGACCCGGAAATGGTCAAGGAAGTCCTGGACGTCATGGTGGAATTGGCCCAGGAAACCGGCATGACCATGCTGTGCGTGACCCACGAGATGGGTTTTGCCCGCAAGGTCGCAGACCGCGTGATTTTCATGGATCATGGCGAAATCATCGAGGAAAACACCCCCGATGAGTTCTTCGACCACCCCAAGAACGAACGGACCAAGCTTTTTCTGAGCCAGATCCTGAGCTAAGGGGGAACCACAGCGCCTGCGTGCCGCTCGACTTGTTCAGGGGGCGTTTAAGCGCTTGCTTGTCCATATCCGTGGACCAGTTTTTCAAATTGATCCACGGGTGTGGGCCTGCCAAACAGGTATCCCTGCCAGCTTAAACAGCCCTGGGCCTGCAAAAAACGGCGCTGGGCATCGGTTTCTACGCCTTCGGCAATGACCTGCAGCCCAAAGGCGTCCCCCAGACTGACAATCGTGCGGACCAGTGCCGCATCGCTGGCATCGCCCAGAGCGTCCTGTACGAAGCTCTGATCGATTTTCAATTCATCCAGTGGCAAACGCTTAAGATAGGCCAAGGAAGAATACCCTGTCCCAAAATCGTCCAGTGCAAATCTCAGCCCCTGGGCCTTGAGTTGCTGCATCTTGATCACCGTGGATTCGACATTCTGCAACAGCAGGCTTTCGGTAATTTCCAGCCCCAATAGTCTAGGATTGGCACCAGTTTGCTGCAGGACATCCAGGACCTGATCCACAAAGTCTTCCCGATAAAACTGCAGTGGGCTGATGTTGACCGATAAGGTCAGCTTGGCCAGCACAGGGTCTTGTTGCCATTGTGCCAATTGCAGGCAGGCGGCACGCAATATTTGGCCGCCCAGCGGGATGATCAAGCCCGTTTCTTCGGCCAGCGGAATGAACTGGGCCGGCGAAATCAGGCCCTGGCTTGGGTGCGGCCAACGCACCAGGACCTCGGCCCCCACGATCTGTCCGCTGCGCACCTGGGGTTGAAAATAAGGCTGCAACTGACCCTGTTCGATGGCGATCTGTAAATCGGCTTCCAGCTTTGCCCGTTTGCTGATACGGGCCTGGGTCTGGGTATCGTAAAAAGCCAGTGTATTGCGGCCATTGGCCTTGGCCTGATACATGGCCATGTCAACCTGCTGCAGCAAGGTCTCGGGGGTTTCGTCTTGGCCCTGAAAAACAGCCACCCCGATGCTGGCTGTGCCACGATAGCTTTGTCCGTCCAGTAAAATTGAAGCTGACCGCAGGATCAAGAGAATTTTTTGGCCCAGTTGACTGGCTTGTTGTGCGGCTTTATCGGGCGTTTGCTGGCTGGCGGCCATCACCAAGACAAAGGTATCGCCAGCGTAGCGCGCCAAAGTATCGTCAGGCTGCAGGCAAGCACGCAGTTGCTGTGCCACCTGGCGCAGCAACTGGTCTCCGCAGCTGTGTCCCCGGGCTTCATTCAAGGTTTTGAAACGATCCAATCCCAGCATGAGCACTGCACCGCATTGCTTGCTGCGTATGCCTTGGTGTAGCGTTTCGGCCAATCTCTCTTTCAGCAATCGGCGGTTGGCCAAGCCTGTGAGCGAATCATAATAGGCCAGGTAATTGATTTGCTCTTCAGCTGCTTTATAGCGGCTGAGGTCCTCGAAAATCGCAATTTCACCAGTGTCCAGCAAAATGCCCGAAATCGCCATGCTGCAAAACGTGCCATCTGCCCGGCGTATATTGTATTCGCTGCGTTCAATCAATCCACCCTGGGCAGCCGCCTGGGCGCGTAGCGTGCTCCAGCGGGTTTTTGCTTCATGGCGTTCGCTTGCGTCAGGAAAGGCCAAGCGCCACCAACTGCCTGGGTTGACCAGCTCTTTGCTGCTATAACCCGTCATATCCATGAAGTTGCGGTTATAAAAAACCCGTTGCGTCGCAGAGCCGGATTGCAGTATCCCCAACGGCAGATGATCCAGAATATTGCGTAGGTGGGCTTCACTGACACGCAAGGCGTCTTGCATCTGTCGCCGTTCGGTGATGTCCTGGATGACCCCAATATCGTATAGGCGCAATCCATCGTCTTGCTCGACGGGCGCAACGGTCAAATCTATCCAGACTGTTTGACCATCCTTACGAATTTGACGTTTTTCAATGTGGAAAGAGGCGCGTTTGCCCTGGCGTAGTTCGTCGCGCAGGGTTTGCGTCAGGCGGTTGTCGTCGTCCGGGCTGGATAGCTTGAAGACCAGCTGCCCGTTTAGTTCTTGCCTGGTATAGCCCAAAATATCAGCGTAACGTTGATTCACACGTTCGAAACGCCCGGTTTCCATATTCACCAAGGCAATGCCTACGGCGGCTTGGTTGAATATGGTTTGCAGGTGTTGATGGCTTTCTTTCAGGGCCAGATAGTCTGCTGGTATCCCGGCATGGGGCTTGGGGCGAGGCCTACGCAGCCACCGCAGCAAAAAATCAAGCATCACAGGCACCCAGGAAATCAGAAGATATAGATTCTATGCTAGATATGAGTGAAAGCTGGGGGAAGTTGCAGGGCGATTCGCGCATTTTCCGGGCCGCCGCTGTGTTCTGTGCGATTGTGAGCCAATCCCCTGAGCTTCGCAGGCAGTTCATCAAAGCGTTTAAATTCTCACCCAGAGGCTATTGCGCTTGACTCAGGCAAAATGGGCGGCGTGAAGCGAACAGGCCCCCGAATGGGAGCCTGTTGTCTACGTCAGACTAAAAAGCGGCTTAATCAATGGGCTGGCCTTTTAATATTTCCACCACAGAAGGCAAGGCCTGCAGCGCTGCCGCCGGCAACTGGGCATCCGTGCCTGCATAAGGCGACTGTGCGGTATCGGCAGTGCCGACGATCAGGCGGCCCACCATGCCGGCATGTTCGTGGGGCAGGCAGAAGTAATCGTAAACGCCAGGCACTGTAAACGTCATGCTGAATGACTGACCCGGCATCAGATAATCCGAATTCCAGCCTTTCGCACCATCGGGGATGCGTTGTGGCTTTTTGTTGCTGGGATCATATGAGGTCGTGGTGTGGACGTTGCCAGCGTCCTGATTGACCCAGCGCACAAGCTGGCCGGGCTGGATCAATAGCCCACGCGGGCGGAACCAGACTTGGGAACCGTTGGCTGTACCAGCCATGGCGATCTCGACCTCGCTGGCGGCATTGGCCCTGCGCAACAGGGTTGCCGTCAACAGCAGGCCGCCCCCAGCCGACAAAATCAGTCGTCGGCGGGAGTCAAAGGCCTTGATCATTACTTGGCGACCCGACTTTCTTGGGCGGCAGGGATATTCCACAGCACGATGTGGATGTGTGGCTCGGCCACGCCCGGATGGCCTGCGTTATACATCATGTCCACATGGTCTACGGTACCAGCCGGCACCTTCAGGTCGGATAGATTCATGTCGGCCTTCATCATGGACAGCGGAATCATATAGGTGGTGCTGACCAGCTTGCCATCGTGGTCATAGGCCAGGAACGGGCCCGCAGGCAGGGTGGCGGGATCGACGAATAGCTGACCCATGCCTGGGATGAAATCAGGCAGCTTCACCAGTGAACTGACCGCCTTGTAAGGGGCGGCGGGAGGAGCGGATTGCACGGCAGCCTCGGCGGCCAGGGCAGGGGTGGCCCCCATGGACAAAGTCATTGCAGCGGCGGCGGCTGTGGCGGTCAGAATGGAACGGATCATGGTCTATCTCCTGATAGCGTGTATATGAGGCAACTTGTGGCCTCGTCACCCCATTGGATGCACCCAGGAGAAAGAACGTTTCACGTAGAAAGCGCAGGCACGGTTTCGGGCAGGTGAAATATGGCCAGCGAAGAATTGACAGCCCCGGCCAGGCGCTGCTGCGTGTGGGCGTTGCTGGTTGCCGCTTGGGCCAGGCGGGCATTGTGCTCGGTGATGGTTTCCAGTTCTGCCATGGCCTGATGGATCTGACTGATGTCTGCGGATTGTTCTTCGGTGGCCGCCGTGATTTCTTCGATCAGTGTCGATACCTGGGCAATGACCTGCACAATACTCTGCATGGTGTCCCCGGCCTTGTGGGCTTGCTGCATGCCGGACTCAACGCGGGTGGAGGACAGGGAAATAAGCGCCCGGATTTCGCGCGCGGCGTTGGCGCTGCGCTGCGCCAGGCCTTGAACTTCGGCGGCCACGACCGCGAAGCCGCGCCCCTGTTCACCGGCTCTGGCCGCTTCGACCGAGGCATTCAGGGCCAGGATATTGGTCTGAAAGGCGATGCTGTCGATGATGCCGATGATATCGGTCATCTTGGCCGCGCTGTCGGTGATTTCTGTCATGGTGCGGGTGACTTCTGCTGCGGTGTGCCCGCCTTGGCCGGCGACGGCAGCGGCTTGGTGGGCCAGAAGCTTGGCTTGTTTGGCGTTGTCTGCATTGCTGCCGATGGTGCGCAGCAGTTGCTCGATGCTGCTGGCGGTATGTCGTAGCGCCGTGGATGATTGTTCGGTGTGCTGGGTCAGATCCTGGTTGCCGTTGGCGATATCCTGGGCGGCCTGCTGCATTTGCTGGGTATTGTCCAGGGTAGAGGCAACGATGGATTTCAAGCCCGTTTGCATGTCCTTGATGCCCTGGAACATATTGCCGATTTCATCACGCGTCCAGACCTCGATGGGGGTGGTCAGGTCGCCCGCCGCAATGCGGCTGAGCAAGCCGCCAGTGTCGCGCAGCGGGCGCACAACCATCCCGTACAGCCAGCGATAGGCCAGGAAAATGTTGACCGTGGCTGCCAACAGGATCGCGGCCAATACAGACAGAAAGCCTGACGTGCCGGGATTCTGGCCTGCTGGTGCATCCGGCCAGCCTGCACCCAAAGCAGGGCGCAACCACATGGCACAGGCCAAAGCAGCCAGTATCCAGACCAGCAGTGATAGCAAAATCAGGGACAATCGCATACGCAGCGAGCATCCGGACAGAAAGCCTTTCATGGGGGTGTCTCCAAGGGTCGTGGACTGCCATGGCGCCGACTATTTTTTTCCGGTCATATGAGTCGGGAGGCTGGTCTGATCTGCTCAGATCACAGCATCCCGCATTTTTATTCTGGCATGAGACATTCGCCCCTGACATATCATTACCTGGATGATGCTTATCAAGGTTTGATGATGGGGCGGTCGATCATGCGTTCTTGCATCATGGGCTTCCCTAGTGTTCTGATTATTACTGATGTGATATCTTTTGAAGGATTTTCGTGTGGATTCATGACCCTATTTACCAAGTGACGAGGCGCTATGTCCAGTCAGGCATCCGATCATTTCGCACCCTTGTCAGACAATGCTGTGCTAAGACAGGTTTTGGATGGTTTGGGCGCGATTATCTACATCAAGGATACCGAAGGACGGCTGACCTACGCCAATGATGTGTTGTTGCGGCGTTTCGGTTGTGCTTTGGCCGATATTCTGGGCAAGAAAGATCACCACTATATGGACGCGCAGGCCGCCCGTGGCTTTCGCAAGAACGACGTGTTGGTCATGCAGTCCGGACAGCGTCTGACCGCCGAAGAGTCCATGCCAGACCCCATAACCGGAAAATTGCGCTGGTATCGGTCTGTCAAAAGTCCCTTATACGATGCCCAGCAACGCTTGCTGGGCATCAGCGGCGTGTCTTTTGAGATCACTCACGAAAAAAAGACAGAGACCAAGGCCCAGCAGCACAAGGCTTTGTTGGATATGGTGCTGGATAATCTAGGGGCCTGCATCTATATGAAAGATCAGGATGGCCGCTATTTGTATGCCAATCAGCGCGTGGCCGAGACCTTTCAGCGTCCGATCCAGGACATCGTCGGCTGGCGCGATGTCGATATCCTGCCGCCGGATCGGGCCGAGAGTCATTCTGCGATGGATCGTCGTCTGTTTGAATCAGGGCAGCGCCTGGAGGGCGAAGAATCCCTGCTTGATGCCAGTGGGCGCATGCATCACTACTGGACTGTCAAGGTTCCCTGGACCCTGCCTCAGGGCGAACAGGCGGTGATTGGCCTGACCACGGACATCACCGAGCTGCATGAGCTCAAAGAGCAATTGCAGACTCAGGCCACCACGGATAGCCTGACCGCCGTGGCAAACCGGCGTTGCTTTTACGAACATGCCGTGCGCGATTTTGCCGGTAGCCGCCGCCGCGGCCATGACTTGAGCCTGATCACGCTGGATGTCGATCATTTCAAACAAATCAATGACCAGTATGGCCATCTGGTCGGGGATGCCGTCTTGCGGGGCCTGGCGCGGGTGTGCACGGATGCGCTGCGCGAAGAAGATGTATTTGCCCGCATAGGGGGGGAAGAGTTTGCCGTATTGCTGCCCGCCACAGACTTGGTGACCGCCCTGAGCATCGCCGAGCGGCTGCGGACCCTGATCATACAAGGGCGGTTTTGCCCGGAACATTCCGCGCTGCAGGTCAGCGCGAGCTTTGGGGTGGTCAGCCGCGAAGCCGACGATGCAGGCTTCGATGCCTTGTTCTCCAGGGCTGACGACGCCCTGTATCAGGCTAAAAAACAGGGCCGCAATCAGGTGGTCAGTATGTCAGCCTTGGCTTGATGGTTTTCCTGCCGCTGCCTGTACATAAGGGCAGGTGGATGTACTAAGCGGCCCATAGGCAGTTTCGGCGGGGATGACGGCGACCACTTTGTGCAGATCCCAGGGGCCGGTGCTTTCAGCTGGAGTTTTTACCTGCAGCAGAGTCAGATCATTCATCATGCGGCCATCGGCGCGGATAATCCCGTTTTGTACAAAGAAATCATTCACCGGATGGGACTTCAGCCACTGCATCATGGCATCGGCATCGTCTGAGCCTGTTTCGCGGACAGCATTCAGATAGCTGGAGACAGCGGAGTAGTTCCCAGCCTGGCTGTAGGTCGGCATGCGACCGATTTTTTCCAGATAGCGTTCAGACCAGACTTCAGCCTCTGGGGTTTTATTCCAATACCAGGGCACGGTGAAATACATGCCCTGGGTAACGTCTAGCCCTAATGCATGAATGTCCAGTAGGGTCGTGGTCAAGCCCACAGGGGTCATGGTGCTGGTCAGGCCGAATTCAACGGCCGTTTTCAGCGAGTTGACCAGATCGGCCCCTGCATTGGCCAGCGCCAGTACAGTGGCGCCCGAGCTTTGGGCCTGCAGGATAAAGGATGAAAAATCAGCCACGCCCAAGGGCGTGCGCACGGCCCCCAGGACTTTTCCCCCGGATTGCTGGACGACGGCTGCGGTGTCACGCTCCAGTTCGTGACCAAAGGTGTAATCAGTGGTCAGGAAAAACCAGGATTGTCCGCCTTGGCCGACAACCGCTGCCCCTGTGCCTCGGGCCAGGCCGCTGGTGGAATAGGTGTATTGGATGGTGTAGGGGTTGCACTGCGCATTGGTGAAAGCTGATGCCCCAGCCCCCGATGTAATGAAGGGTTTTTTCTTTTCGGCGGCTACGGCCGACATGGCCAGGCTGGCGGCTGAATTTGTGCCGCCTATCAATAAATCCAGTTGCTGGTTATCGAACCAGTCGCGCGCCAGGGCAGATGAGACATCGGCCTTATTGCGGCTGTCAGCCGTCAGTAGTTCGATGGACTTGCCGTTGATTTGACCACCGGCATCGGCAATGGCCATGCGGATGGCTTCAGCCCCGCCAGGGCCGTCGCCGTCGGCATAAACCCCGGACATATCGGTGATGAAGCCGATGCGGATGATGTCGTCGGAGATGCCGGTGCTATGGGCTGGGCTGCACAGCAGGGCCAGCGTCAGGCTAGTGGCCAGACTAGAGAATATCTTCATGGGGAAACCTGTATATCAATGGTAAACGGGATGCAATGCATGAACCAGCCTTGGGGACAGGCACAATCATGCCAGCAAATGCCCGCCAAGACGGTGGTATGCCTACTGCTGGCGCGGTTTGGTTTTGCAGGCGCTACCAGGCGCCATGGTGCTCGGGTACCCGATGCACCAGTGGCAGCGCCGCCAGCACCAGCGCCGCCAGTCCCCCATAAATCCAGGCCTGGCTCTGGCCGGGGTGCTGTGAAACCGACAATACGGTAGTGACCAGGGAAATAAAAGTGATGGTACCCAGCTGCATTGCCAGCGTGCGCAGCGCCGCCAAGGTTGCAGCGGATTTTGGGGCCAGTTGCAGGCCTGCGTTGCGGCTGGCCGGATTGACGCTGCCGGTGCCCACACCGATCAAAAAAGCGGTGGCCGCCAGCCAGGCAAAAGGCGACCAGCCAAAGGCGGGGGGCAGTGCCAGCAGCGTCATGCCGATGGCGATGATGACGCCGCCCACATACAGCGGCAAGCGGTAGCCGGTACGCCGGATAAGCAGGGTGCAGAGCAGGGACAGCAGGATGGCGGCCACACCCTGGGCAACCAGCAAGGACCCAGAGAGCAAGGCGTCCATCTGATAGCGGTTGGTGGCATACAGCGGAATCAGCGTGATGGCACCGATGGTAATGCCGCCAAAGATCAGGTTGATCAAGTTGACGACCCCAAAGCCCGGACCATGAATCAGGTTTGGGGTGATAAAGGGATGGCTGCTACGGTGGATATGATGAAAAAATCTCCAGCCTGTCAGCAGCGCCAACACACCCGGCACCAGAATCTGAGCCGACAGCACCGGGAGATCGGGCTCGCCCAGGTAGCTGGCCGTCAGCATGCTGGCCAACAAGCAGACCCCCAGGTATCCCAGGCCCAGATAGTCCAGACCGGGGCCGGGCTTGCGTTCACGCACTGGATCTGGCGGGATATAGCGCAGCGCCATCCAGAGTATCAGCAGGCCGATCGGGACATTGACGAAAAAAACGCCGCGCCAGTTCCAGTAAGCCACGAACAGGCCCCCGAATATAGGCCCGATCATCGCGCCAATGGGGAAAATACTGCCGAACAGGCTGACTGCGCGGTCACGGCTGCTGCCGAAATAATCCACCACGATGCCGGTGGCCGATGGGGTGATGCCCGCGCCGCCCGCCGCCTGCAAGGCGCGCAGGAAAATCAGCAGCACGATATTGTCGGTCAGGCCGCACAGTAACGAGGCCAGGGTAAAGACCGCCACTGATCCCATGAATACCCGACGCCGACCGATGCGTTCGCTTAAAGCACCGCTGATGGGCAGCATCAGGACGAAGCCAAAGGCAAAGGCGGTGATGGTCCAGCCCGCCCAGTTGATCGAGGTATTCAGACCATGCTGCAAATCATGCAGGACGGTGGCCACGATGGTGGAGTCGACCGACGTCATCAGCAGTGCCAGTGCGATGGTGATAAAGGCGGGTACCCGGCGAATCGTGGTGGTGGCAGGCATGACTCAGGTATCCGATCGCAGGCCCAGGCTGCGTTCGACCAACCAGGCGCAGCCCAGCAAGGTGATATTGATGGCCAGATACAGCAGGCCGGCGATGATGAAGGTTTCCATGATCAGATAACTTTGGCTCATCAAGCGACGCGCAAAGCCGGTCAGCTCCATCACCGCAATGGTCGAGGCCAGACTGGTGCCTTTGATGGCCAGCACCAGCTCGTTGCTGTAGGCCGGGAATGCCTGACGTATCGCCAAGGGAAAGCGAATCCGGTGAAAGACCTGAAAACGGCTCATGCCGCATGACAGGGCAGCGTCGATCTGGCCGCCGGGAACGGACTGCAGCCCGCCCCGGATGGCCTCGCTCATGTAGGCGCCGCTGTTCAGCGTGATCGCCAGGATGGCACAGCGGGCGCCGTCGCTGAACAGCCACCACAATGCAGCTTGTTCACGCACGAATTCCAGTGTGCCAATGCCGTAGTACAGCAAAAAAAGCTGAATCAATAGCGGCGTGCCACGAAACACAGTACTGTATAAAAAAGCAGTTCCCGAGACCAGCCGACTGGATGATGTGCGCATCAGGGCCGCCACCAAGCCCACCACCGAGGCGAATAGAATCGCGAACAGGCCGATGCGCAGAGTGACCCAAAAGCCTTCGACCAGTACAGGCAGCGCTTTTTCAAAGAGTTCGATCATCGGTCGGCCCCTTGCATGCCGCGTCCGAAATATCGTTCGGCCCAGACAAACAGCCCTTGGCTACAGGCACCGATCAAAAAGTACAGGATACCGGCCAATAAATACAGGGTCAGGGGGGCCCGGGTGGCTGCAGCGCCCAGCACGGCGGCCCGCATGAGTTCAACCAGACCCACCAGAGAGATCAGCGCCGTGTCCTTGAGGGCGTTCTGCCAGACGTTATTGGCACCGGGCAGGGCATACCAGAACAGTTGGGGCAGGGTGATGCGAATCAGACATTGGCGGCGGCTCATGCCAATGGCCCGGGCAGCCTCGAGCTGACCAGGGGCGATGGCCTTGAAGGCCCCGCGAAAAACCTCGACGCTATAGGACCCTGAAATCAAGCCGATGGCCAATATGCCCACCAGGATGGGGAAGACCTTGCTCATCATGTCGTCCCATTCCAGCCAGTCCGCCAGGTCGGCGGCAGGCTGTACGGTGCCAAAAAACAGCAGATAGATAATGAGCAGTTCGGGGACGCTGCGCACCAGCAGCGTATAGAGGCTGACGATTGCGCGCAGGAGCCGGTTGCGCCCGGACTTCAGGACTG
The nucleotide sequence above comes from Castellaniella sp.. Encoded proteins:
- a CDS encoding amino acid ABC transporter permease, whose protein sequence is MSDTLHRAPKAPSRRWSWNDPSTRALIYQVLILGLVALGVWYLVSNTLHNLAVRNISTGFGFLGEEAGFAIGESMIPYAPADTYGRAVMVGLLNTLKVSVIGVIVSTLFGTLLGIGRLSKNWLISRLTGLYIEVMRNIPLLLQLFFWYALITELMPGPRQALTPLPNVFLSNRGLKLPWLTGDAMDWIFGGLALAIILIVLLAHWARRRQDNTGEIFPLGRAALGLLVLMPVLGWLISGGSLEIDRPELKGFNFQGGLNLSPEFAALLLGLVIYTSAFVGEVVRSGIQAVSQGQWEAASSIGLSRARTLRLVILPQAMRVIIPPMTSQYLNLTKNSSLAVAIGYPDIVAVTNTILNQTGQAIEGIMIIMAAYLVVSLSISVFMNWYNKRIALVER
- a CDS encoding amino acid ABC transporter permease, which codes for MADTYTATADRLPPHQNQGVVGWVRSRLFYSPLSSVLTLLTLWVLALAVPALIDYLFVRPDFAATTPQQCQATGGYCWAFVREKHRLILFGIYPYDEQWRPLLASCILVGTIVCSCIRWFWKPFLGVMWLVALVAVGVLMWGGVFGLSYVENAKWGGLPVTLILSTFGIAFAFPFGLLLALGRRSDMPGVRAVCVVYIELIRGVPLISLLFMSSVMLPLFLPEGFSIDKLLRAQIAIILFAAAYIAETVRGGLQAMPKGQYEGAESLGLSYWQKMRKIILPQALKIVIPPLVGIFISLFKDTSLVVIIGLFDLTQAAKVAVSDAIWRGYSTEAYLFIAVIYFIFCFSISRYSLSLERQLDQSQQR
- a CDS encoding amino acid ABC transporter ATP-binding protein, which encodes MSEAIISLKKVNKWYGQFHVLKDLNLDVSSGERIVICGPSGSGKSTMIRCINRLEEHQEGQIIVDGTELTNDLRQIETIRRDVGMVFQHFNLFPHMTVLENLTLGPVWVLKRPKAEAEATAMKYLERVQIPDQAKKYPGQLSGGQQQRVAIARSLCMNPKIMLFDEPTSALDPEMVKEVLDVMVELAQETGMTMLCVTHEMGFARKVADRVIFMDHGEIIEENTPDEFFDHPKNERTKLFLSQILS
- a CDS encoding putative bifunctional diguanylate cyclase/phosphodiesterase, whose amino-acid sequence is MLDFLLRWLRRPRPKPHAGIPADYLALKESHQHLQTIFNQAAVGIALVNMETGRFERVNQRYADILGYTRQELNGQLVFKLSSPDDDNRLTQTLRDELRQGKRASFHIEKRQIRKDGQTVWIDLTVAPVEQDDGLRLYDIGVIQDITERRQMQDALRVSEAHLRNILDHLPLGILQSGSATQRVFYNRNFMDMTGYSSKELVNPGSWWRLAFPDASERHEAKTRWSTLRAQAAAQGGLIERSEYNIRRADGTFCSMAISGILLDTGEIAIFEDLSRYKAAEEQINYLAYYDSLTGLANRRLLKERLAETLHQGIRSKQCGAVLMLGLDRFKTLNEARGHSCGDQLLRQVAQQLRACLQPDDTLARYAGDTFVLVMAASQQTPDKAAQQASQLGQKILLILRSASILLDGQSYRGTASIGVAVFQGQDETPETLLQQVDMAMYQAKANGRNTLAFYDTQTQARISKRAKLEADLQIAIEQGQLQPYFQPQVRSGQIVGAEVLVRWPHPSQGLISPAQFIPLAEETGLIIPLGGQILRAACLQLAQWQQDPVLAKLTLSVNISPLQFYREDFVDQVLDVLQQTGANPRLLGLEITESLLLQNVESTVIKMQQLKAQGLRFALDDFGTGYSSLAYLKRLPLDELKIDQSFVQDALGDASDAALVRTIVSLGDAFGLQVIAEGVETDAQRRFLQAQGCLSWQGYLFGRPTPVDQFEKLVHGYGQASA
- a CDS encoding cupredoxin domain-containing protein — its product is MIKAFDSRRRLILSAGGGLLLTATLLRRANAASEVEIAMAGTANGSQVWFRPRGLLIQPGQLVRWVNQDAGNVHTTTSYDPSNKKPQRIPDGAKGWNSDYLMPGQSFSMTFTVPGVYDYFCLPHEHAGMVGRLIVGTADTAQSPYAGTDAQLPAAALQALPSVVEILKGQPID
- a CDS encoding DUF5602 domain-containing protein, translated to MIRSILTATAAAAAMTLSMGATPALAAEAAVQSAPPAAPYKAVSSLVKLPDFIPGMGQLFVDPATLPAGPFLAYDHDGKLVSTTYMIPLSMMKADMNLSDLKVPAGTVDHVDMMYNAGHPGVAEPHIHIVLWNIPAAQESRVAK
- a CDS encoding methyl-accepting chemotaxis protein, which produces MFQGIKDMQTGLKSIVASTLDNTQQMQQAAQDIANGNQDLTQHTEQSSTALRHTASSIEQLLRTIGSNADNAKQAKLLAHQAAAVAGQGGHTAAEVTRTMTEITDSAAKMTDIIGIIDSIAFQTNILALNASVEAARAGEQGRGFAVVAAEVQGLAQRSANAAREIRALISLSSTRVESGMQQAHKAGDTMQSIVQVIAQVSTLIEEITAATEEQSADISQIHQAMAELETITEHNARLAQAATSNAHTQQRLAGAVNSSLAIFHLPETVPALST